A stretch of Pseudomonadota bacterium DNA encodes these proteins:
- a CDS encoding oxidative damage protection protein — MTRIVTCVKLGKEAEGLTAAPYPGELGRRIYENVSKEAWQMWLKHQTMLINEYRLTPLDPKARSFLEQEMERFFFGQGSAKPEGYVPPA, encoded by the coding sequence ATGACACGCATCGTAACTTGCGTTAAGCTCGGGAAGGAAGCCGAGGGGTTGACCGCCGCACCGTATCCGGGAGAGCTCGGCCGGCGCATCTATGAGAACGTCTCCAAGGAGGCCTGGCAGATGTGGCTTAAGCACCAAACCATGCTCATCAACGAATACCGCTTGACCCCGCTCGACCCCAAGGCGCGCTCGTTTCTGGAACAAGAAATGGAAAGATTTTTTTTCGGTCAAGGCTCCGCAAAACCGGAAGGCTACGTGCCGCCTGCCTAA
- the argH gene encoding argininosuccinate lyase: protein MKPDAIKDSLWSSRFSEPTDAFVQRFTASVPFDKRLYWHDIEGSKAHARMLARTGVLSAAEGDAIVTALDAIRGAIERGEIEWSIALEDVHMNIEARLTERIGEVGKKLHTGRSRNDQVVTDTRLYLRAEIDAIIGQLHLLMAAIGDLAEREAATILPGYTHLQAAQPVTFGHHMLAWFEMFCRDRDRLRDCRRRVNVLPLGAAALAGTSFPIDREFTARALGFEGIAENSLDAVSDRDFAIEFAACAALILMHLSRCSEELVLWSSQAFDFIEIGDAFCTGSSIMPQKKNPDVPELVRGKSGRVYGHLMGLLTLMKSQPLAYNKDNQEDKESLFDIIDTVKGCLRAYTDLVPAIAIKRERMREAARRGCITATDLADYLARKGVPFRDAHAAVGHVVRYAIAERKDLAELTLAELRQFSPAVEDDVFTVLTLEGSVAARNHFGGTAPEQVRAAVQRARRRLTVKEGKV, encoded by the coding sequence GTGAAACCCGACGCAATCAAAGACAGCCTCTGGAGTTCGCGGTTTTCCGAACCGACCGACGCTTTCGTGCAACGCTTCACGGCCTCCGTTCCTTTCGATAAACGCCTCTACTGGCACGATATCGAGGGGTCCAAAGCGCATGCCCGCATGCTGGCCAGGACCGGGGTGCTGAGCGCCGCCGAAGGTGACGCCATCGTCACCGCCCTCGACGCGATCCGCGGCGCCATCGAGCGCGGGGAGATCGAGTGGTCGATCGCGCTTGAAGACGTGCATATGAACATCGAGGCGCGGCTCACGGAACGCATCGGTGAGGTGGGAAAAAAACTCCATACCGGCCGCTCGCGCAATGACCAAGTGGTCACCGATACCCGGCTCTATCTGCGCGCCGAGATCGACGCCATCATCGGCCAGTTGCACCTGCTCATGGCCGCGATCGGCGATCTCGCCGAACGTGAAGCCGCGACCATCCTGCCGGGCTACACGCACCTGCAAGCGGCGCAACCCGTGACCTTCGGCCACCACATGCTGGCGTGGTTCGAGATGTTTTGCCGTGATCGCGACCGGCTCCGCGACTGCCGCCGACGCGTCAATGTCCTGCCCTTGGGCGCGGCCGCGCTCGCCGGCACGAGCTTTCCCATCGACCGCGAATTCACCGCCCGGGCGCTCGGATTTGAGGGCATCGCCGAGAATTCTCTCGATGCCGTGAGTGATCGCGACTTCGCGATCGAGTTCGCGGCCTGCGCCGCGCTCATCCTCATGCACCTCTCCCGCTGTTCCGAGGAGCTCGTCCTGTGGTCCTCGCAAGCGTTCGACTTCATCGAGATCGGCGACGCCTTCTGCACCGGTTCCTCCATCATGCCGCAGAAGAAGAACCCGGACGTGCCGGAGCTCGTGCGCGGGAAGAGTGGACGAGTCTACGGTCACCTGATGGGGCTCCTGACGCTGATGAAATCGCAGCCCTTGGCCTACAATAAAGACAACCAAGAGGATAAAGAGTCATTGTTCGATATCATCGACACCGTCAAGGGCTGTCTACGCGCCTACACGGATCTCGTGCCGGCCATCGCGATCAAGCGCGAGCGGATGCGCGAAGCCGCGCGCCGCGGGTGTATCACGGCCACCGATCTCGCGGACTACCTGGCGCGCAAAGGGGTGCCGTTCCGCGATGCGCACGCCGCCGTCGGCCACGTCGTCCGCTACGCCATCGCCGAGCGGAAAGACTTGGCCGAGCTGACACTCGCCGAATTGCGGCAATTTTCACCCGCCGTCGAGGACGATGTATTCACGGTATTGACCTTGGAAGGATCGGTGGCCGCGCGTAATCATTTCGGCGGCACGGCGCCCGAACAGGTGCGCGCGGCCGTCCAACGGGCGCGCCGGCGGTTAACGGTTAAGGAAGGAAAGGTATGA
- a CDS encoding AsmA family protein, with protein sequence MTKPLKIIVAVFGFVVILLVAAAIMIPMFVNPNDFKGEIIGQVEKTTGRKFELAGDIGLTVFPWLGLELGATTLGNAPGFGAQPFLRSERVQVRIKLLPLLQKQVEMDTVALEGLELNLARDKSGKSNWDDLLRKGAPSQATPPADATAGKPDAAAEAGPQPLAALALGGVDLKDGRVTWDDRQQGERYAIEDLNLETGAITPGGPVPLDLSLAFDAPPQGLTGNLALEGTVDYDLEGRRYGVKSLDFTAEFKGKSVPGGALDLMLTADNVNADLKQNAAMVSGLALDAGGASLSGDIQVQNLTSDKPAATYTLRAKGQELSGLLKAAGEAFNIAGIPKSLTALSIDMGMSGTAAKVAVEPLKLQAALQAAGAKGPLNLDLQSARVDLDLTRKAVAVKAGALKITGDDVVPLLKEFGVSNPGLETLAIGLNVDTEFSGTGTKLTLAPFNVKAALAGETLPNKSAEVTLATRAEIDLDKQTAALNELALQGLGLDLRGAAQAENIQKDPKFAGSLKLQPFDARKLLTQLGQAVPETTDPKALTNVGFETALAGSKNSINLSNLALRLDDTRIKGTISVADFSQPAIGFKLDADGIDADRYLPPEKAEKAGGDARKSDKSRAKKDRGARDAVSGTDDGVPVGSTAGALNLKGVLTVGKLKIANATLTKLSVAVKAKDGDINLNPIAADLYQGKIAGRVGLDTRAAKPKLSVNESLTGVQIEPLLKDLSGEAKIAGTANLKARLNAGGASADAIKRTLSGKAAFQFLDGAFIGVNLGQLMRKAQAGFVGKVDENAKTDFSEMAGTLIFDQGVVRNQDLVLKSPLLRVAGKGQANLVSERIDYTLNTTLTATAEGQGGKDLTDIKGVTIPIKVSGTFDDPSYAPDIAGLAKAKAEKALEKNKEKITEKLKEKLGEDAGGVLDGTLGGLLGGKKPRAGDGAGQSGETAPAPAEAAPAQGPGGKDVQEKLKDLLRF encoded by the coding sequence ATGACTAAGCCTCTGAAGATCATCGTCGCGGTGTTCGGGTTCGTCGTTATCTTGTTGGTCGCGGCCGCGATCATGATCCCCATGTTCGTAAACCCCAACGACTTCAAGGGCGAAATCATCGGGCAGGTAGAGAAAACGACGGGTAGAAAATTCGAACTGGCGGGTGACATCGGACTCACGGTGTTCCCTTGGCTGGGCCTGGAACTGGGCGCGACCACGCTCGGCAATGCGCCCGGATTCGGCGCGCAGCCCTTTCTTAGATCCGAGCGCGTGCAGGTGCGAATCAAGCTGCTGCCGTTGTTGCAGAAGCAGGTCGAGATGGACACCGTCGCGCTCGAGGGTCTGGAGCTGAATCTGGCGCGCGATAAATCGGGAAAGTCCAACTGGGATGATTTGCTGCGGAAGGGCGCCCCGTCGCAAGCGACGCCCCCCGCCGATGCCACCGCGGGCAAGCCGGACGCAGCGGCCGAGGCCGGACCGCAACCGCTCGCCGCCTTGGCCCTCGGCGGTGTCGATCTCAAAGACGGCCGCGTTACCTGGGATGACCGGCAACAGGGGGAGCGCTACGCGATTGAAGATCTGAACCTCGAAACCGGAGCGATCACTCCAGGCGGACCGGTGCCGCTTGATCTTTCCTTGGCTTTCGATGCGCCCCCCCAAGGCCTCACGGGCAATCTTGCCTTGGAAGGTACGGTAGACTATGACCTCGAAGGCCGGCGTTACGGGGTTAAATCCTTGGATTTCACGGCCGAGTTCAAAGGTAAATCGGTGCCGGGCGGTGCGCTCGACCTCATGTTGACGGCTGATAACGTCAATGCCGATCTCAAGCAAAATGCGGCCATGGTGTCCGGCCTCGCGCTCGATGCCGGCGGGGCAAGCCTGAGCGGCGATATCCAGGTGCAGAATCTTACGTCAGACAAACCGGCCGCCACCTACACGCTGCGCGCCAAGGGCCAAGAGCTTTCGGGATTACTCAAGGCCGCGGGCGAGGCCTTCAACATCGCGGGGATCCCCAAGTCACTCACGGCACTCAGCATCGACATGGGGATGAGCGGCACCGCGGCCAAGGTCGCCGTCGAGCCACTCAAGCTCCAAGCCGCCCTGCAAGCGGCCGGCGCGAAGGGGCCGCTGAACCTCGATTTGCAGAGCGCGCGCGTGGACCTGGATCTCACCAGAAAAGCGGTTGCGGTCAAGGCTGGAGCGCTCAAGATCACCGGCGATGACGTCGTTCCGCTCTTAAAGGAGTTCGGTGTGAGTAACCCCGGCTTGGAGACCTTGGCGATCGGGCTCAACGTGGATACGGAATTCTCGGGCACGGGCACGAAGCTCACGCTCGCGCCCTTTAATGTCAAGGCCGCGCTTGCGGGCGAGACCCTACCGAACAAATCCGCCGAGGTGACCCTCGCGACGCGTGCCGAGATCGATCTCGACAAGCAGACCGCGGCGCTCAATGAGCTTGCCCTGCAGGGTCTCGGCCTCGATCTCCGGGGTGCGGCGCAGGCCGAGAACATTCAGAAGGATCCGAAGTTTGCCGGATCGCTTAAGCTCCAGCCTTTCGATGCGCGCAAGCTGCTCACACAATTGGGTCAGGCCGTGCCCGAGACCACCGATCCGAAGGCATTAACGAACGTCGGCTTCGAGACCGCGCTCGCGGGATCGAAGAATAGCATTAACTTGAGCAATCTCGCGCTGCGGCTCGACGACACGCGGATCAAAGGCACTATAAGCGTCGCCGATTTTTCGCAACCTGCCATCGGCTTCAAGCTCGACGCGGACGGGATCGACGCCGATCGTTATTTGCCGCCTGAGAAAGCGGAGAAGGCCGGGGGAGATGCCCGGAAGAGCGACAAATCCCGCGCTAAGAAAGACCGCGGCGCTCGTGATGCGGTGAGCGGCACGGATGACGGAGTCCCCGTCGGCAGCACCGCGGGCGCGTTAAACCTCAAGGGCGTGCTCACCGTGGGTAAGCTCAAGATCGCAAACGCCACGCTGACCAAGCTTAGCGTGGCCGTTAAGGCGAAGGATGGCGACATCAACCTGAACCCGATCGCGGCCGACCTCTACCAAGGCAAAATCGCGGGGCGTGTCGGCCTCGATACCCGGGCGGCGAAACCGAAGTTGAGCGTGAATGAGTCTCTGACCGGCGTGCAGATCGAGCCGCTGCTCAAGGACCTCTCGGGTGAGGCCAAGATCGCCGGGACGGCGAATCTCAAGGCGCGACTCAATGCGGGAGGGGCGAGTGCCGATGCGATCAAGCGCACACTCTCGGGCAAGGCGGCGTTCCAGTTTCTGGACGGCGCCTTCATCGGCGTCAATCTTGGCCAATTGATGCGTAAGGCCCAAGCGGGCTTTGTCGGTAAAGTCGATGAAAACGCCAAAACGGATTTTAGCGAGATGGCGGGCACGTTGATTTTTGACCAGGGTGTCGTCCGCAATCAGGATCTGGTATTGAAGTCGCCGCTGCTACGGGTCGCCGGCAAAGGTCAAGCAAACCTCGTGAGCGAGCGCATCGACTATACGCTGAACACGACCCTAACCGCGACCGCTGAGGGGCAAGGCGGCAAGGACCTCACCGATATCAAGGGTGTCACGATCCCGATCAAGGTAAGCGGCACTTTCGACGATCCCAGCTATGCCCCGGACATAGCCGGTCTCGCCAAGGCCAAAGCGGAAAAGGCGTTGGAGAAAAACAAGGAAAAGATCACCGAAAAGCTCAAGGAGAAGTTGGGCGAGGATGCGGGTGGCGTGCTGGATGGGACCTTGGGCGGTCTGCTCGGGGGCAAGAAGCCGCGGGCTGGCGATGGGGCCGGTCAGAGCGGCGAGACCGCGCCGGCGCCCGCCGAGGCAGCCCCCGCGCAGGGTCCGGGCGGCAAGGACGTACAAGAAAAGCTCAAGGATCTGCTCCGATTCTAA
- the mutY gene encoding A/G-specific adenine glycosylase, with protein MDNFSLLLLRWYRLHGRKDLPWQRPTSPYRAWVSEVMLQQTQVPTVIAFFERFIMRFPNVKELAEAPIDEVLHYWSGLGYYARARNLHQAAGIVLERHAGEVPRGLEDLMHLPGVGRSTAGAILSLAFGERQPILDGNVKRVLARYHAIGGWPGSPSVERELWSRSEQHTPAAQVSEYTQAIMDLGATLCTRSVPRCGACPVRAGCQAYRLGRTSDYPETKPRRLLPKRTTCFVIVQNAKAEILLEQRPPAGIWGGLWSFPECPPSTDPIDWCWRHLGVEPTQLQSGRPFRHIFSHFDLEIRPVYLRVGDLRPGINDRGATLWYSTTSSRPLGLAAPAMRLLKSLNQ; from the coding sequence GTGGATAATTTTAGCCTGCTGTTATTGCGTTGGTATCGCCTGCACGGACGGAAGGATCTCCCGTGGCAGCGCCCGACATCACCTTATCGCGCATGGGTTTCCGAAGTCATGCTGCAGCAGACTCAAGTCCCTACCGTCATCGCTTTTTTCGAGCGCTTTATCATGCGCTTTCCTAACGTGAAGGAGCTTGCCGAGGCGCCGATCGATGAGGTCCTGCATTACTGGTCGGGGCTCGGCTACTACGCGCGGGCGCGGAACCTCCATCAGGCCGCGGGTATCGTATTGGAACGCCATGCAGGCGAGGTTCCACGGGGTCTCGAAGATCTCATGCATTTACCCGGTGTCGGCCGCTCGACGGCGGGCGCCATACTGTCGCTGGCGTTCGGCGAACGACAGCCGATACTCGACGGCAACGTCAAACGCGTCCTCGCGCGTTATCACGCCATCGGCGGATGGCCGGGTTCGCCTTCCGTCGAACGGGAACTATGGTCCCGCTCGGAACAGCATACGCCGGCGGCGCAAGTGTCGGAATATACGCAGGCGATCATGGACCTCGGTGCGACCCTTTGCACGCGGAGCGTTCCGCGCTGCGGCGCGTGTCCCGTGCGCGCGGGGTGTCAAGCATACCGGCTCGGACGCACTTCAGATTATCCCGAAACGAAGCCCCGAAGGCTGTTGCCGAAACGCACGACTTGCTTCGTGATCGTGCAAAATGCCAAGGCGGAAATCTTGCTGGAACAACGGCCGCCGGCCGGGATCTGGGGCGGCCTATGGAGCTTCCCCGAATGCCCGCCGAGCACCGACCCAATCGACTGGTGTTGGCGCCACCTCGGTGTCGAGCCAACACAGCTCCAAAGCGGGCGACCGTTCCGGCACATTTTCAGCCATTTCGATCTCGAGATTCGTCCAGTGTATCTGCGGGTAGGGGATCTCCGGCCAGGGATTAACGATCGCGGCGCGACGCTCTGGTACAGCACGACGTCCTCGCGGCCCCTCGGCTTGGCGGCCCCTGCCATGAGACTTCTGAAATCACTCAATCAATGA